From the genome of Primulina huaijiensis isolate GDHJ02 chromosome 11, ASM1229523v2, whole genome shotgun sequence:
aattgagatatcccactcttgatgaatttcttgtttgttttttttttctgttttcactaaaacaaaaatggcttttcgcagcgtatattgcacgctgcaaagttgcaagtcgttgaaagttcaagattatccgcggcgtacatgtgtaCGTTGTTGATACAATTATGCGTAGTAGGTATTtcgaattagcgacggtaaaattgaatcagcgacggttttgaaccgtcgctaaatttagcaacggCGTAGTAGGTATTtcgaattagcgacggtaaaattgaaaaccgtcgctaaatttagcaacggtttttattatattccgtcgctaaaatattccgtcgcttacgtgcttacgaagcgcggacgctgctccaCGTGAGTAGCGTCCGCGCTCCGTAAGCGCAgattgcagtagttttgaaaatgtttttttttttttacattatttttgaaatttttttaaaattttaattatttaaataaaaaaaaccttaaAAGTAACGCTTATTTTGTAATATAAAgctgagaaaataaattttgaaatattggtaTTATAATATGTGGTATGTTCGATTCTATTTTGAGATTAtcgaaataattttaaaaaatatgcttCACAACACTGCCCATGATTTCCTGGGACCTGGTTATAGAGAAGACAAGAAAAGGAATTTGGTTTCAACGTCTGGTAGTTTTTAATTACTCCGTTGGAAACAATGACTAGTTATCTGAACGTCAGCCAATgagtattattattatagttCTATCCTGCAAGAGCTTCAAAGCAATGCACTTGCAGGATTTGAGATAGATAGCCAACTTCAATCACGATGACAAAGAAAAATGTGACTTTGATCTCCCAAAATTCCTATGTAAGCGCGTTGTACTCTCTCTCAAATTAATTGGTTTCccattctgaaaaaaaaaaaaaaaaaaaaactttgtacAGCTCTCATAAAATTATTCCTATGTTTCGATCCTCCTTTGATACCCCCAAAGTCGTCCTGATCTCTCATGTCCATCCCCTAGTTATTATACATGCAATTGATATTTATGAATCTGCAGATTATAGTGGATAATGGATTGGTGAGGCTCACGATATCCAAACCACAAGGACTATTGACTGCCATCAAATATGGTGGAATAGATAATCTGCTCGACACAAAATCAAACGAATTGAACAGAGGGTGACTTCCAAATCTTGACGCGTTATATACAAATGCAGAGCATATATCGGTTAAGCTGTAAAGCatacacattaaaaaaaaaatagtgggTAGACTCCAGATgagttttaaacatcataaCTAAAACGGTAacataaaattacaaatttaatgATTTTCTTTGTTAATGCTTTTGCTAATCACACAGTTACTGGGACATCAATTGGAGTTTGCCAGGGGGCAATGACAAATATCAACTGTATGTTTCTCTGTTTTTCTTAGAGAGGAGTTTTAACAGATTTTCCTTCCAAAAGCTCATGTTATCAGCCATgacgaaataaaatattaccaTTTTTCCAACTCAGGCTGAGAGGGTCTGTGTACAGTGTGATAAGTAAGAGCAACGATGGATTGGAGGTTTCATTTAAGAGCAACTATGATCCTTCAATATCCGGGACAAGACTGCCACTCACCGTTGACATAAGGTCCACTTTGACAGAAGCCTTCTGCTTTAAATCTTGAAATAAGTTTTTCTTGATCGCTTTTAAGACATTCCTAGAGTTCAGGTACATTGTAAGAAGTGGGGTATCAGGTTTCTACTGCTATGCAATATGTGAACGTCAAACAGGATATCCAGCACTTGATCTTGCGCAAACAAGAATGGTGTTTAAGTTGCAACAGGACAGGTGAAATAGCATATTATTCAAGTCACGTGATTCAGTGGCATGCAGTCAGATGTCATTCTCTATCACAATATTATTCTGGAGCAGGTTTCACTACATGGCAATCACAGATGATAAACAAAGAATAATGCCAATGCCAGAAGATCTACTGCCAGGTAGAGGCAAACAATTAATTGTACCTGAGTCTGTTTCGCTAGTCAATCCCATGAATCCAGACCTTAAGGGAGAGGTAATGTCAAATGTAAAAAATCTTTAGAACGTTGTAGACCCTGTCTTTAAAACGTGACATTGTGACGCTATGTTAATGTTGTATGAAATCAGGTTGATGATAAATACCAGTATTCGATGGATAACAAAGATGGTGGAGTCCATGGATGGATAAGCTCCAACCCCATTATCGGATTCTGGATCATCTTTCCCAGCCAAGAATTTCGTAATGGTGGACCAACTAAGCAAAATCTTACCGTCCACACTGGTCCAACCTGCCTCGCTGTAacattttctttctttatgCATCCATAATGAACGTGTGAAGTTATTGAATAGAATAAATTCATGTCCATACTTAAAAAGGAAAATTGAAGAATATTTGTCCAAAACATCATCACTAAGGACAAAATGTGACGGCTGTTACTGCTGACGGAGAATCCTATTAGCTTTGTGCTGCTGTCAGCAGTAAGCAATAGCCATGGAGTCTTCCGCTATTCAATAACAAACAAAATGCACACCAAAAAAAGTCCAATCGTAAATCTTAATATTTGGTGAAACAGATGATCCACGGAAGTCACTACATTGGGAATGACATGATAGCTCACTTTGAAGAGGGCGAGACTTGGAGAAAAGTCTTTGGTCCATTCTTTGTATACCTCAACACGACCACGGATGTGTCAAAAGCATACAACCTATGGCTAGATGCAAAAAAGCAGGTACATGTGCACAAATATGTTTCTTCataaacaaaagaaagaaaaggtgTGGAAAATATGAGAATATGCAGATTGAGAAATTATACAACACGACTTTTGGCATATATCTATGACTCCATACTTGTCAAAACAGCTTGTTATTATCCATGTGATTGATGATTGCTTATACCCAAGCGCACTGAAGTTTTATCTTGCTTGTATCAAACTTAGAGGTTAATGGAAGTGTCATTATGGCCATATGAGTTTGTCTCCTCACCATATTACCTCACTTACAAAGAGCGTGGTTCAGCTACGGGGCGACTCTTTGTCCAAGACAGGTAACCATGTTAGACTTAGAGAACATAGATTCTTAAGCTGCAGAAGATTACGCAAAACATAATAATTTGATATTGTTTCCTACAATGAAAAAGTTGTATAGCAGCTTATTCAGTTTCTTCCCAATAAAGTAGATTTGTCTCAGCTTCCTTGCTTCCTGCTAAGTATGCATACATTGGACTATCAGCTGCGAGAACTGAGGGCTCATGGCAAACTGAAAGCAAGGTTCTTACCAAATTAAGTTTTTCTCTGGCAGCTACGAGGTTTCCGATTTCTAATCATCGATAATTGATGCTTATGCCGGATTGCAGGATTATCAATTTTGGACACAAACAGATGTGGAtggaaattttataattaaaaatgttaTACCAGGAGGGTATGGTCTTCATGGCTGGGTTCCGGGTTTCATTGGCGATTACCTGAAAGAAGATCTTGTTACTATGTCTGCAGGTAAATACAtgagaatgatatttttttaccttttttttctAACTTGAGCCGTAAGTTGTTGGTTACTTCTATTCCTGCATGTTGTGCTACCTAAGGTAAAGCTGACTAGTGAAGTTCATCAGGATCAGAAACTCAGCTTGGAAATTTAACTTACATACCACCTAGAGTTGGGCCAACTCTATGGGAAATTGGTTTCCCAGATCGCACAGCCAACGGTTACTGTGTTCCTGATGTGAACCCGATGTATGTCAACAAGTTATTCATCAACAGCCCCGAGAAGTAAGCCACGTCTCCATTTCACATTATACTCAGAGAACAGTACAAGTCAACAAATAAATGCTAGACATCTTGGACATGAAACAAATCATAATTTCTTATCATTATCTAATTCGATGTTCCTTCTGTTGAAAATTTCTGTATGTATTGTTTACTAAATCAGTACAAAGTCAAGGTCTTAGTTCTTCTACTTTACCTATGGTTTAGATTCAGGCAATATGGCCTGTGGGATAGATACACGGATATGCATCCATCCTCTGATCAAGTTTTCACAGTAGGCATAAACGATCCCAAAAAGGACTGGTTCTTTGCTCACGTGGATAGGTATATCTTCTCTCCCTTGACAAAATCAACAGAAAAAAACTCCGTGTTGTCTTAAACAGTGATGCAAGTTTAAACTTCAAAAACCAAGAGGAAAGACAATCTAGCATGATTCATGTTGTTATACAGGAGGGCGGCAGACAAGTACGTCCCATCAACATGGGAAATCAGATTTCACCTTAACTCGGTGACTAGTGGAATTTACAAGTTGAGGTTGTCTATAGCATCAGCCACCCGTTCTGACTTAGAGGTCTAGCCCCATATCTAGCAcctgttatttattttttttaaaagaagacTGCATATAGTGGCAAATTAAAGCACCAGCTATTAATACCACCACATTCTTTGAAATCTAATTTACTAAGCTCGGTGATCAACGCTAGTAATTGCAGGTGCATGTTAACCAAATGAATGGCAAACAACTCATATTGCAGTTGCTGAATTTAGGAGCAGATAATACAGTTTGCAGACATGGGATTCATGGGCTCTACCAGCTTTACAGTGCTGATATTTCCACAACTCTTTTAATTGAAGGTGACAACTGCATATTTCTTACCCAAGCGAGGGGTGGAGATGCACTTTGTGGAATTCTTTATGACTATATAAGGCTAGAAGCTCCACCAACTTAACAGAGTTAATAGAAAGAACTGAAAATGTGCATTATCAGAAAAGCAAAATGATCAATTTCATATGAGACCTTGACAGAatgtatcaaattttttttcctctttccAATTACATACACTCAGTGCTTAACCACTCAAACACTTAGGCAACCAATGATAGTTATAAAAAAAAGGCAGCAAGCTGTTGCAGGCTTAGTTTTTGGCttaggttttttttatttatcatccATTGGACAATTcacaaaaacaaatttaaaacaCTGAAACTAGTCCTGATGAATATCTATCTGTTCAGGACCTCCTTAATTTCAGAGGGGCGGTGAATGCCAAGAGTTTGAATTGATTCCTTGTCGTGTTGCTCGTTCACAATTTAACTCTAAGTCGATGTATCATCATAATAACTTTTACAGAAAACAGCCAGAAAAATGACATTATATACACAATCTCTTCATTCCATAGAAGGACTGGGGAAAACAGTCGAGGAAAAATGCATTCAGAGTTCAAATAGCAATAAGAGAAAAAAATGCAAAAAGGCACAAGAGAAGTATCGACATCGATTCTGATGAGGCACAAGTTCTTAGTTGGATCACTGAGATATGTTGTGACAGATTGTTAATAGAAGTCCATAGTGATCACTGGGTAAAACAGGAAGTACCAACTTAGTGACCTGCCCTTTAACTCTCTTTTCCTTGATATACGATAGACCCTCAACAGCATCCATCCCTATCATTTCAATTTCCCCAACCTTAAAATTTTTCAACTTACAAACAAATCGATCCAAACGTTTCTGCAGAGTTCTGTTACCACACAACATCTTGTTTGATTTTGTGTCGTATGTCCATCCAATTTCTCCAGGCCGTAGCTCTGTCCAGGCATCTATCCATTCACCAGCTAAAGGGAAACCACCATCCAATTTATCATCCCAGTTCATGTCCCCACAAAAGATCAcgtttatattttcatcaagaaaCTTCATAGCTTCTTTGGCTTGATCTACACGTTCTTTGCTGAACATCTGATCCCATTTTGGTGGACTCGGACAAGGGCTTTCTAAGTGGCTTGTAGCAACAACCAGTGCTACATCTGGCAGCACTTCAACCTCAGCAAGACAAAGTTCCCGCCCCATGATGGAGTTGTGGAATGGTTTGCAGCTATAGGATTTAACAGTCAGTTTACATAACTGCAAAAGATTTATCAATATAAGTGTGCCTCAATTCATAGTATGACAAAAtgaaaaactgaaattttagTCCTAATAGTTCCTGGTAATATGGATCAAACTCACAAGCAAAGCAAAATATTTTTGGCAAGGATATTTAATGACTATATGAAACATGAAACAGCATCAAAAATCGAAGTAGAGTTCCCTGCCTAcagattatttaataatttcttCTTTGGATCACCTGCATGCAGAAATATGGTCCTGGAAACTCCATACCATTTGAAATTGAGCACCGGTACTCCTTCCACCAACTCGATTGCTGGAAAATTTTATAGAAACTGGGGGTGACCTCCTGCAGAAGTACTTAGGCACAACCTGTGAGAAACATGAGAAAGAATGGGATTTTATGAAATCAAAATAATACGCAAGGAAAGAAAACCTGAAAACATATAACATCTGGTGAGTGCAGCTCAATAAGGTTGCCCAACGCTTTCATCCTCCCATGCATCTCAAGATCTTCACGAAACCAAACATTATAACTTAAAATCTTCCATGTTTTAGATTCTGAAGCCATATTAGTCCCACTTGTAACTAGCATTGCTGCACAGGATTTTGATGTTATAATTCCACATTCTAGCTAAACAAGGGAAAATGGAAGAAGCAACACGGTCTACAAATTAGTGAGACCACTGCAGAGTGTGTCTCCCAATGCAAGAGCGGCACACAATTATTTTTGCATCCCATTAATTAATATCAATGACAATTTTCTACCCAATTTATCAAAAGGGAGTAGCGAAATCAGAAGTTGAATTATTCAGTTGCTACATTCCATGATGTGGTTTGACGAAAAGGACATAGTTCCAagtatattttcaaaaagacTACACAACAAAACCAAATCCCTTCATAATATACAAAGATAAAAGCTGAATTAGTAAATAACCTTCCAACATTATTATTTCAACTGTGTATTCACTGATACAAAATATCTCTGTACACCAGGTTCCCTCAGTTTATTCTCTGTTGTTTTGTGTGTTGGAAACAATTACAAAATTTAGAACTGTGAACCTCATTataaaggtgccaaaatgataTCCTTCATAAGAAATGTCGCGTCCATTTACATGTGTCTCGAGAGACATGAGATTCCAAAAGCTGACACGCTAATTTCATACTGATGCGTAGAGATGAGATTCAATGCTTCTCAACTCGCAGAAGCCCGTTGTATACAATGGACCACTGCATAAATGTCGCTGCTTCCACTCGAATTAACTGACATAGACACCCCCATATGCATGCATTTTAAACTGAATACATTCAGTATATCAAACTTAAAATATAGAATCGAcccataatcatttaatatcAGAATGTGATGTGAAATTCAAACGATAACTAAGCCTTGAGAAAGTAAATGGCATGTGAATAAGACTCACAGCGAAAGAGCAAGTCACGAGATTAAGATTCATAAAAAAAGTTTTAGCAAATACCAGATGATTCTACTTCCAAAACCTCATTTGCAGCTTTCACAGCCATAAACCCAGAAGAACCACCTGAACTACCGCCGCCGTCATTCGCACTTGAGCCATCCCGATCTTTCCTCTTATTACTGCAAGGGTGAACTACCGGCAAGAAGCCTTTTTCCTCTCCAGGGTTATCTCTCCTATTAACACCATTATCCACAATTAGGCTCTCCCTGCTTCCCAGACCACCAATATCGCTACGCAGTGAGGGCGAGACGGCATCCTTTAACTGACCAGAGCAACCAGCGTCATCGTTTCCAAAACAAGCATTCCCATTCTTTCCTTTCTCGACACTACTACAGCTTTTCAAGGGGAAGAAAACGCTGCCAATGGAAGAACCCAGAAGACCTTGATCAAGATCATCATCGTCCACTTCGAGAGTGGATAACAGAGAAGCCGAAGTCCTGGTGCCACATATTTCGCAGGTTATGCTCCGATACGGGTTCAAGAAGGTGCAGCCGGCGCATGCCCACTTAGGCTTCGATGAACACGATATCGATAATGATGTCAACAGCGACTGTGGTATTGGGGAGAGACAGATTTCACAGTGCAACTTCTGCGAAACTGGGTTCTTGAATGTGCACTTGGAGCATGTCCAAGACATTGTTTTTACGATTGAATACAGGGTTTTTGAAACGTTTCGGGCCTTACGATGGAGATGGGGCGAGACGACGATTGGGTTTACTAAGTTAAGCAATGAAAGCATTACGAATTTGAAACCGAAACCATCGCTAGTCCCGCTTTTCAAGACAAGCTTTTAGGTTCGTAGTTTCGGAAGTGCTGCCTATATGTTTCCCTGTTTCCTTCTCTGGGCAACTTCTATTTATTTTCAGTAAATTaagaacaaattaaaaaatattatatgatatatatttcattatttattagTGTATTGAAATATCCTTATCTTgacacataattttttttattagttgtATATTG
Proteins encoded in this window:
- the LOC140988901 gene encoding uncharacterized protein, with the translated sequence MTKKNVTLISQNSYIIVDNGLVRLTISKPQGLLTAIKYGGIDNLLDTKSNELNRGYWDINWSLPGGNDKYQLLRGSVYSVISKSNDGLEVSFKSNYDPSISGTRLPLTVDIRYIVRSGVSGFYCYAICERQTGYPALDLAQTRMVFKLQQDRFHYMAITDDKQRIMPMPEDLLPGRGKQLIVPESVSLVNPMNPDLKGEVDDKYQYSMDNKDGGVHGWISSNPIIGFWIIFPSQEFRNGGPTKQNLTVHTGPTCLAMIHGSHYIGNDMIAHFEEGETWRKVFGPFFVYLNTTTDVSKAYNLWLDAKKQRLMEVSLWPYEFVSSPYYLTYKERGSATGRLFVQDRFVSASLLPAKYAYIGLSAARTEGSWQTESKDYQFWTQTDVDGNFIIKNVIPGGYGLHGWVPGFIGDYLKEDLVTMSAGSETQLGNLTYIPPRVGPTLWEIGFPDRTANGYCVPDVNPMYVNKLFINSPEKFRQYGLWDRYTDMHPSSDQVFTVGINDPKKDWFFAHVDRRAADKYVPSTWEIRFHLNSVTSGIYKLRLSIASATRSDLEVHVNQMNGKQLILQLLNLGADNTVCRHGIHGLYQLYSADISTTLLIEGDNCIFLTQARGGDALCGILYDYIRLEAPPT
- the LOC140988903 gene encoding uncharacterized protein is translated as MLSLLNLVNPIVVSPHLHRKARNVSKTLYSIVKTMSWTCSKCTFKNPVSQKLHCEICLSPIPQSLLTSLSISCSSKPKWACAGCTFLNPYRSITCEICGTRTSASLLSTLEVDDDDLDQGLLGSSIGSVFFPLKSCSSVEKGKNGNACFGNDDAGCSGQLKDAVSPSLRSDIGGLGSRESLIVDNGVNRRDNPGEEKGFLPVVHPCSNKRKDRDGSSANDGGGSSGGSSGFMAVKAANEVLEVESSAMLVTSGTNMASESKTWKILSYNVWFREDLEMHGRMKALGNLIELHSPDVICFQEVTPSFYKIFQQSSWWKEYRCSISNGMEFPGPYFCMQLCKLTVKSYSCKPFHNSIMGRELCLAEVEVLPDVALVVATSHLESPCPSPPKWDQMFSKERVDQAKEAMKFLDENINVIFCGDMNWDDKLDGGFPLAGEWIDAWTELRPGEIGWTYDTKSNKMLCGNRTLQKRLDRFVCKLKNFKVGEIEMIGMDAVEGLSYIKEKRVKGQVTKLVLPVLPSDHYGLLLTICHNISQ